One genomic segment of Occultella kanbiaonis includes these proteins:
- a CDS encoding GNAT family N-acetyltransferase, whose protein sequence is MTQPEALRPRSVTDLPAPWSADRFVVDDFDRWTDPLAWGDERALLFLARPRPDTAALIGVGEPAALAAVLTDVITPDGGPSAAGSGHLAQVAVASVTRGTWDRLDPAVAAALALPTVSHWDWLWTETSPPATPGEDAVRTLDPLADAEEILAVQAEANPTTHLTLDREGARWFGWRDGQGSLRAIGGTTQRPASVHLGSIATVPAWRGRGLGAAVTAAMTRGGIASTGQVSLGMYADNAPARRLYTRLGFAVGQEVETHRRG, encoded by the coding sequence GTGACGCAGCCGGAGGCCCTGCGCCCCCGGAGCGTCACCGACCTACCCGCGCCCTGGTCGGCCGATCGGTTCGTCGTCGACGACTTCGATCGGTGGACCGACCCCCTCGCCTGGGGTGACGAGCGCGCCCTGCTGTTCCTCGCGCGGCCACGGCCGGACACCGCGGCGCTGATCGGAGTGGGGGAGCCCGCCGCCCTGGCGGCGGTCCTCACGGACGTCATCACGCCCGACGGCGGCCCTTCCGCCGCCGGGTCCGGGCACCTCGCGCAGGTGGCCGTGGCGAGCGTGACGCGCGGCACCTGGGACCGGCTGGACCCGGCCGTCGCCGCCGCGCTCGCTCTGCCGACCGTCTCCCACTGGGACTGGCTCTGGACCGAGACCTCACCTCCGGCGACGCCGGGTGAGGACGCGGTCCGCACCCTCGATCCTCTTGCCGACGCCGAGGAGATCCTTGCCGTGCAGGCGGAGGCGAACCCGACCACCCACCTCACGCTGGACCGGGAGGGGGCGCGCTGGTTCGGGTGGCGGGACGGGCAGGGCAGCCTGCGGGCGATCGGCGGAACGACGCAGCGTCCGGCCTCCGTGCACCTCGGTTCGATCGCGACCGTGCCGGCGTGGCGAGGCCGCGGCCTCGGTGCCGCGGTCACCGCGGCCATGACCCGCGGTGGGATTGCGAGCACCGGGCAGGTGAGCCTCGGCATGTACGCCGACAACGCGCCCGCCCGGCGCCTGTATACGAGGCTCGGCTTCGCCGTCGGGCAGGAGGTCGAGACGCACCGGCGAGGCTGA
- a CDS encoding replication-associated recombination protein A, which yields MDLFEAAGTDDVGVPRTREGAPLAVRMRPSVPAEVLGQDHLLEPGSPLRRLIDPPVPGALPPSSVILWGPPGTGKTTLAYLVAHVSGRRFVELSAVTAGVKDVRAVIEDARRRLAGSGGETVLFIDEVHRFSKTQQDALLPAVENRWVTLMAATTENPSFSVISPLLSRSIMLTLRPLETGDLDALLTRALTDERGLAGLVSLDDEARAYLLRLAGGDARKSLTILEAAAGTAQSAGGADAVIGLEAVERAIDVAAVRYDRDGDQHYDVISAFIKSMRGSDVDAALHYLARMIQAGEDPRFIARRIVIAASEDVGMADPAALQTAMAAAQAVAMIGMPEARIILGQAVVHVATAPKSNASYNAINAALADVQAGKVPLVPVHLRDAHYAGAKRLGHGQGYVYSHDEPHGVARQQYLPDDLQGTQYYSPTDRGYERGLTERLARIRAMLE from the coding sequence GTGGATCTGTTCGAAGCTGCCGGCACCGACGACGTCGGCGTCCCGCGGACCCGGGAGGGGGCCCCGCTCGCGGTCCGGATGCGCCCTTCGGTCCCCGCCGAGGTGCTCGGCCAGGACCACCTGCTAGAGCCCGGGTCGCCGCTGCGCCGGCTCATCGACCCGCCCGTGCCGGGGGCGCTGCCGCCGTCGTCGGTGATCCTCTGGGGACCGCCGGGCACCGGCAAGACCACGCTGGCCTACCTGGTCGCGCACGTCTCGGGCCGGCGGTTCGTGGAACTGTCCGCGGTCACCGCCGGGGTGAAGGACGTGCGGGCCGTGATCGAGGACGCCCGGCGCCGGCTGGCCGGGTCCGGCGGCGAGACGGTGCTGTTCATCGACGAGGTGCACCGGTTCTCCAAGACCCAACAGGACGCGCTCCTGCCCGCGGTCGAGAACCGCTGGGTCACCCTGATGGCCGCGACCACCGAGAACCCGAGCTTCTCGGTGATCTCACCGCTGCTGTCCCGGTCGATCATGCTCACCCTGCGCCCACTGGAGACCGGCGACCTGGACGCGCTGCTGACCCGCGCGCTGACCGACGAACGGGGTCTGGCCGGGCTGGTCTCCCTCGATGACGAGGCCCGTGCGTACCTACTGCGCCTGGCCGGGGGCGACGCCCGCAAGTCCCTGACCATCCTGGAGGCCGCCGCCGGCACGGCACAGTCGGCCGGCGGCGCCGACGCCGTCATCGGGCTGGAGGCCGTGGAGCGCGCGATCGACGTCGCCGCCGTGCGCTACGACCGCGACGGCGATCAGCACTACGACGTGATCAGCGCGTTCATCAAGTCGATGCGGGGCAGCGACGTGGACGCCGCGCTGCACTACCTCGCCCGGATGATCCAGGCGGGGGAGGACCCCCGGTTCATCGCCCGGCGGATCGTGATCGCGGCGTCCGAGGACGTCGGCATGGCGGACCCGGCGGCGCTGCAGACCGCGATGGCCGCGGCACAGGCGGTGGCCATGATCGGCATGCCGGAGGCCAGGATCATCCTCGGGCAGGCCGTGGTGCACGTCGCCACCGCACCCAAGTCGAACGCCTCCTACAATGCGATCAACGCCGCCCTCGCCGACGTCCAGGCGGGCAAGGTGCCGCTGGTCCCGGTGCACCTTCGGGACGCGCACTACGCCGGGGCGAAGCGTCTGGGCCACGGCCAGGGCTACGTCTACTCCCACGACGAGCCGCACGGGGTGGCCCGTCAGCAGTACCTGCCCGACGACCTGCAGGGCACCCAGTACTACAGCCCGACCGACCGCGGCTACGAACGCGGCCTCACGGAGCGGCTTGCGCGGATCCGCGCGATGTTGGAGTAG
- a CDS encoding MMPL family transporter, with amino-acid sequence MCPVFDRLGRDIAHRPRLTVFLWILLVGGCLALALTGVGGQGLFDRLHSGEPRVPGSQSQIGSDIVADNDETGETISLVVQGVDLADAEAVNDAGRAAATLHTTLLAIDGVESVVDPFVFPGGPAAEEATAFVSTAQDGFFVSVTLEPDAPAAAHDEVVTELEEFPATASDGATGLVSSSPIVTDEIIGQLQTDLARGEAVALPISLLIMIVVFGGFLTAGMPLAGALASIAGGLGTLYGFSYVLDLDSVVVNVVTVLGLGLSIDYGLLIVSRFREEIQAAAAAEAELGSGERRQRGNRGRRGVDPVLVRALRRTMTTAGRTVTFSAVTVAVSIAGLLLLRPDILKSLGAAGVSVVIIAVASALTLVPALLVLVGRRMLQPSVLTKVPVLRSLIGKLGDVAPEHGFFSRLAGVVQKRPWVVLVLTTVVLGLLASPVLGLQLRNSTTELLPRDSDQRDFIDVVQADYPLLATPAIQVLVEADPAQAQAFADEIATLPDVEGVNPPTAVGTEYHLIGVRPDTDEAGGEVATGVVEEIRALGTGDGAPEQIWVLGQAANQIDFTDALIEGLPWAVGIVVLATFILLFLMTGSLLVPLKALLINVLSLAASLGITTWIFQEGHLSGPLGFTSTGGLESYVVAIVIAFGFGLAMDYEVFLLARIKEFYDATGDNDLAVRRGLQQSGRIITSAALVIVVVFAGFATGELIAIKQAGVALALTVLVDATLVRMLLVPATMTLLGHWNWWAPKPLRRLHKRFAIQH; translated from the coding sequence ATGTGTCCCGTGTTCGATCGCCTGGGACGTGACATCGCCCACCGCCCCCGCCTGACCGTGTTCCTCTGGATCCTGCTGGTCGGTGGGTGCCTCGCGCTCGCCCTGACCGGGGTCGGCGGGCAGGGTCTGTTCGACCGGCTGCACTCCGGCGAGCCTCGGGTCCCCGGCTCCCAGAGCCAGATCGGCTCGGACATCGTCGCCGACAACGACGAGACCGGCGAGACGATCTCGCTGGTCGTGCAGGGTGTGGATCTGGCCGACGCCGAAGCGGTGAACGACGCCGGCCGCGCGGCCGCCACCCTGCACACCACACTGCTGGCGATCGACGGCGTCGAGTCGGTGGTGGATCCGTTCGTGTTCCCCGGCGGTCCCGCGGCCGAGGAGGCCACTGCCTTCGTCTCGACGGCGCAGGACGGCTTCTTCGTCTCGGTCACCCTCGAGCCGGACGCACCTGCCGCCGCCCATGACGAGGTCGTGACCGAACTGGAGGAGTTCCCCGCGACGGCCTCCGACGGGGCCACCGGGCTGGTCTCCAGTTCCCCGATCGTCACCGACGAGATCATCGGTCAGTTGCAGACGGACCTCGCCCGCGGCGAGGCCGTGGCGTTGCCGATCTCGTTGCTGATCATGATCGTGGTGTTCGGCGGCTTCCTGACGGCGGGGATGCCGCTGGCCGGTGCGCTCGCCTCGATCGCCGGTGGCCTGGGCACCCTGTACGGCTTCTCCTACGTGCTGGACCTCGACTCGGTCGTGGTGAACGTCGTGACCGTGCTCGGGCTCGGCCTGTCCATCGACTACGGCCTGCTGATCGTGTCCCGGTTCCGGGAGGAGATCCAGGCTGCTGCGGCCGCCGAGGCCGAGCTCGGCTCCGGCGAGCGGCGCCAGCGGGGCAACAGGGGCAGGCGCGGCGTGGACCCGGTCCTGGTCCGCGCCCTCCGGCGCACCATGACGACGGCGGGGCGCACCGTCACGTTCTCGGCCGTGACCGTGGCGGTCTCGATCGCCGGGCTGTTGCTGCTGCGGCCGGACATCCTGAAGTCGCTCGGCGCGGCGGGGGTGTCCGTCGTCATCATCGCGGTGGCCTCGGCGCTGACCCTGGTGCCGGCGCTGCTGGTGCTCGTCGGACGTCGGATGCTGCAGCCCTCGGTGCTCACCAAGGTGCCGGTGCTGCGGTCCCTGATCGGCAAGCTCGGCGACGTCGCGCCCGAGCACGGCTTCTTCTCCAGGCTGGCCGGCGTCGTGCAGAAGCGGCCGTGGGTGGTCCTGGTGCTGACCACGGTCGTGCTGGGCCTGCTCGCCTCCCCCGTGCTCGGCCTCCAGCTGCGCAACTCGACGACCGAGCTGCTGCCCCGCGACTCCGACCAGCGCGACTTCATCGACGTGGTGCAGGCGGACTACCCGCTCCTGGCGACCCCCGCGATCCAGGTGCTCGTCGAGGCCGACCCGGCGCAGGCCCAGGCGTTCGCCGACGAGATCGCTACGCTGCCGGACGTCGAGGGCGTGAACCCACCCACCGCCGTCGGGACGGAGTACCACCTGATCGGGGTGCGCCCGGACACCGACGAGGCCGGTGGTGAGGTGGCCACCGGGGTGGTGGAGGAGATCCGCGCCCTCGGGACCGGGGACGGCGCTCCGGAGCAGATCTGGGTGCTCGGCCAGGCGGCCAACCAGATCGACTTCACCGACGCGCTGATCGAGGGCCTGCCGTGGGCGGTGGGCATCGTGGTCCTCGCGACGTTCATCCTGCTGTTCCTGATGACGGGCTCGCTCCTGGTGCCGCTCAAGGCGCTGCTGATCAACGTCCTCTCCCTCGCTGCCTCGCTCGGGATCACGACCTGGATCTTCCAGGAGGGGCACCTCTCCGGACCGCTCGGGTTCACCTCGACCGGTGGCCTCGAGTCCTACGTGGTCGCCATCGTGATCGCGTTCGGGTTCGGCCTGGCGATGGACTACGAGGTGTTCCTGCTCGCCCGGATCAAGGAGTTCTACGACGCCACCGGCGACAACGACCTCGCGGTCCGAAGGGGCCTGCAGCAGTCCGGGCGGATCATCACCTCCGCGGCCCTGGTGATCGTGGTCGTGTTCGCCGGGTTCGCGACCGGGGAGCTGATCGCCATCAAGCAGGCCGGCGTCGCGCTCGCGCTGACCGTGCTCGTGGACGCGACGCTCGTGCGGATGCTGCTCGTGCCCGCCACGATGACGCTGCTCGGGCACTGGAACTGGTGGGCGCCGAAGCCGTTGCGCCGCCTGCACAAGCGGTTCGCGATCCAGCACTGA